The DNA region CCGCATGACCGCCCCAGCAGCACCCTCCACCCGGCGCGTCGCCGTCGCCGCACCGCACCCGGCCGCCCTCGACGCCGCCGCCGAGGCGGTCGCGGCCGGCGGGGACGCCATCGACGCCGCGCTCGCGGCGGCCACCGCACTGACCGTCGTCTACCCGCACCAGTGCAGCATCGGCGGGGACCTCGTCGCCCTCGTCCGTCGGCCAGGACGGCCCGTCGTCGCCGTGGTCTCCGCCGGCGCCGCACCGGCCGGCACCGACGTCGCGGCGCTCGCGCAGCACGACCGGATGCCCCGGCAGGGTGCCCAGACCGTCACGGTCCCCGGCGTCGTCGCCGGGTGGCAGGCGATCGACGCACTCGGCGGCCGGCTCGGGCTCGGCGACCCGTTGACCCGCGCGGCACGACTCGCTGCCGACGGGGTCCCCGTCTCCGCCGGACTCGGGCGTGCGATCGCGGTCCGGACCGACGAGCTCCACGCCGACCCCGGGATGCGCGAGGTCTTCACCGACGACACCGGGGCGCTCCTGGCCGAAGGCGACCCGCTCGTGCAGCCGGCACTCGCCGCGACCCTGACCGAACTCGCTGCCGACCCGGGCGCGATGTACCGGGGACGGATCGCCGCCTCGATCACCGCTCGGCTGCGGGAGCTCGGTGGTGCACACACCGAGGCCGACTTCGCCGCGCACGACGCCGAGCTCGTCGAGCCCCGCGGCACGACGATCGGCGGTGCCCGATGGTGGGTCGCGCCGCCACCCACGCAGGGTGTCGTGCTGCTCGGGATCCTGCCGGAAGCACTCGCTGGCGGCAGTGAGCACGGCACCGCGACCTCCGCGGCCGCCGACCTCGTCGACGCCGTGCACCGTGCCGCGCTCGTCCGCCAGGCCGAACTCGGCGACCCCCGCGGCGGCTCCATCGACGTCGCGGCCATGCTCGACCCACGCGACTCCGGTCGGGTCGGCGCACTGCCCCGCGCCGGCCGTGCCCTCGGCGACACGGTCGCGGTGACCGCTGCGGACAGCGACGGCACCGTCGTCACGCTCATCCAGAGCGTCTACCAGCTCTTCGGCTCCGGCATCCTCGACCCGGGGACGGGCGTGGTCCTGCACAACCGCGGCTCCGCCTTCAGCACCGACCCCGCGCACCCCGCCCACGTCGGACCGGGCCTGCGACCGCCGCACACCCTGTTGCCGGTGATCGCCGAGACGGACGACCTGGTGCTCGGCCTCGGCTGCCAGGGCGGCAGCGCCCAGCCGTGGATCCTCGCCCAGCTCGCCCGTGACCTGGTCGCCGCGGGCAGCGACCCCGACGAGGTCCTCGGCCGACCGCGGTTCGTGATCGGTGCGCGCGACCTCGGGCACGAGGTGATGACGCTCGTCGCCGAACCCGGTTCCGAGGACGCGATCGCTGCGGCCGACGCCCTCGGCCTGCCGGTCGCCCGCACCGACGGCCCCGTCGACGAGGCCGGGCACGTGCAGACCGTCCGGCTGCACGCGGACGGACACCTCGACGCCGCGAGCGACCCCCGCGCGGACGGCCGCGCCGTCGTCCTCGACGCCCACTGACCGCACGATCCACCCGAGAAGGAAGCCCATGAGCAGCACCCACGTCCTCGATCCGCTGACCTCCGTCGAGATCGCCTCCTTCGTCACCGCCGTCCGTGCCTCCGGGCGCATCGGGGCCCGGCCGCGCTTCTGGGGGATCGCGCTCGACGAGGAGAAGGCCAGGGGCACGACCGCCGGTGGCGCCCGTCCGGTGCGGATCGTCGTGATGGACCCGGACGCCCACGCCGCGTGGGAGGTGCGCGGGTGGACCGCCGGCCCGGACTCGCCCGCGATCGTCGAGCTGTGGACCGACGTGGACCACCGTCGCCCCGGCGTCTCGAGTGACGAAGCACGGCTCATCGCGCAGGCCGCACGGAAGTCGCCGCTCATCATCGAGGCGCTCGCGAAGCGCGGGATCACCGACACGTCGCTCGTCTGGGTCGACCCGGAGTCGATCACGGGCTTCGTGCCCGAGGACCTCGCCGACCGCCGCCTGAGCTGGGGCACGGTCTGGTACCGCGAGTTCCCCGAGGACAACGGTTACGCACGACCCGTCGCCGGGCTCGTCCCGATCCTCGACCTCGACACCCTCGAGGTCATCCGGATCGAGGACCACGGCGTCATCCCGATGGCGAGCGAGACCGGCGTCTACACCTCCGGCACCTGGGGTCCCGACCGCGAGGTCTCCGCGCTCGACATCGTCCAGCCGAACGGTCCCGGCTTCACGATCGACGGGCACGAGGTCCGCTGGCAGAACTGGACGTTCCGTGTCGGCTTCTCGCACCGCGAGGGGCTCGTGCTCCACGACCTGTCCTACCGTGACGGCGACGTCGAGCGCCCGGTGCTGCACCGTGCGGCCGTCAACGAGATGTACGTGCCGTACCTGGACAGCGACCCGACCGCGTACCGGAAGAACTTCTTCGACTGGGGCGAGTACGGCGCCGGCCCGCTGACCGCGAGCCTCGAGCTCGGTTGCGACTGCCTGGGGGAGATCCGCTACTTCGACGTCGACTTCCTGGACGGCCACGGCGAACCGCAGACCATCGTCAACGGCATCTGCCTGCACGAGGAGGACGACTCGATCCTCTGGAAGCACGTCAACACCCGCACCGGCAGCGCCGAGGTCCGTCGCAGCCGCCGACTCGTGATCTCGAGCTTCGCGACCGTGGCGAACTACGACTACGGCTTCTACTGGTCGCTGTACCAGGACGGCTCCGTCGAGCTCGAGGTGAAGCTCACCGGCCTGATGTCGGTGTCCGGCATCGCCGACGGCGAGACCCCGCGGTACGGCCGGATGGTCGCACCGAACGTGCAGGCCCCGACGCACCAGCACTACTTCGCCGTCCGGCTCGACACCGCCGTCGACGGGCCGTTGAACCGGTTGGTCGAGGTGCACGCCGAGCCCGAGCCCGACGCGGCCCTGAACCCCTACGGCAACGCCTGCATCGCGGTCGAGACGCCGATCGGTTCCGAGGCCGACGGCGCCCGGATGACCGACCCGGCCCGCGCGCTGCACTGGCGCATCGAGAGCGAGTCCGCGCAGAACCGCTACGGCGAGAGCACGGCCTACCGCCTGGCGGTCCAGAACACCGCGCAGCTGCACGTCCGCCCGGGCAGCATCGTCGAGCGGAAGGCGCCGTTCGTCGCGAAGCACCTCTGGGCGAGCGCCTTCGACCCCGAGGAGCGCTTCATCGCCGGCGAGTACCCGAACCAGGGCGAGCTCGGCGACGACGGGGTGCACGTCTGGCAGCAGGCGGACCGGTCCCTCGAGAACGAGCGCCTCGTGCTGTGGCCCGTCCTCGGCGTGCACCACTTCCCGCGGCCCGAGCAGTGGCCGATCATGCCCGTCGACACGATCGGCTTCCGGCTCGAACCGGACGGCTTCTTCGACCGGAACCCCTCGCTCGACGTCCCGCCGTCGGCGACCGACCACTGCGCGCCGGGTTCCGGCCACGACCACGACCACGCGGCGCACGACCACGCGGCGCACGACCACCACACCGACGCCGCGCACGACGGGCACGTCCACGCCGAGCAGCAGCACGACCACGAGGGCGGCCGCTGATGCCCGGGCCCGAGCACACCCCGGAGCACCTCGCCGACTGGTCCGCCGTCCGCCTGGCCGACGCCGTCGCGAACCGCGAGGTGTCGGCGGTGGAGGTGATGCGCGCCCATCTGGACCGGATCGAGGAACGCAACCCGCGCCTCCAGGCCGTCGTCTCCCAGCAGCCCGACTCGGTCTCGTTGGCCGCGGCAGAAGCGGCGGACCGCCGCACCGCCGCGGCACGCGCCGCGGGCGAACCGCTCCCGCTCCTGCACGGCCTGCCCACCGCGGTGAAGGACCTGATGGACGTCGCCGGCCTGCCGACCACGAACGGGTCGGCGGCGTTCGCCGACGCGCGCCCCGCCGAACAGGACAGCGTCCTCGCGACGCTGCTCCGCGACGCCGGCGCGATCATCATCGGCAAGACGAACACGCCGGAGATGGGCCAGGGCGTCCTGACCTTCAACCCCGTGTTCGGCACGACCGTGAACCCCTGGGACACCTCGCGGCACGCGGGTGGGTCCAGCGGTGGTGCCGCATCGGCGCTCGCCGGGCGGATCCTGCCGATCGCCGACGGCTCCGACAGCGGCGGGAGCCTGCGCTACCCGGCCGCGTTCTGCAACGTCGTCGGCGTCCGGCCGAGCCCGGGCCGGGTGCCGAGCGGCCGGACCGGCAACGCCTGGACGCCGCACGGCGTCACCGGCCCGATGGCGCGTGACTCCGCCGATGCGGCACGCTTCATGGAAGCCCTGGCCGTCGAGAAGACCGTCTGGCCGATGTCTGCCATGACGCAGCACCCGGTCCGGCCGGTTGCGCTCGACGGCCTGCGCGTCGCGTGGAGCGAGGACGCCGGCGGCCTGCCGATCGACCCGGCCGTGCGTGCCGTGCACCGCGCGTTCGGCGAGCAGCTCGCCGGGCTCGGCGCGGTCGTCGAGGTCGACGAGCCCGACTTCGCGGGTGCGGACGAGGCGTGGGAGACCATCGAGACGTTCGAGTTCTTCCTGGGCGGGCGGCACGCCGTCGACGCCGGTGCCAGCGGGTTCCGTCCCGACTACGTCCGGAACGTCGAGCAGGGGCGCGCCACCACGGCGGCGCAGCTCGCCGATGCGTACGAGCGTCGGACCCGGATGTACCGGGACACGGCTGCGGTGCTCGACCGGCACGACGTGCTCGTGCTGCCGGCGACGCCGGTGGTCGCGCCGCCGGCCGAGGTCGAGTGGGTCGACGAGGTCGACGGCCACCGCTTCGACCGCTACTTCACGTGGCAGATGCTCGCGAACCGGCTGACGTTGACGGCGCACCCGGTCGTGGTGACCGCGGCCGGGTTCACGCCCGAGGGGCTGCCGGTCGGCGTGCAGGTCGTCGGGCGGTACGGCCGCGAGGCCCAGCTGCTCGCGGTGACGCGCGCGATCGAGGAGGCCACCGGCTGGATCCGGCGGGTGCCGGTCCTGTAGACGGCCGGCGCGGTCCGGTCGGGAGGCGCGGGTCGACCCCGCCTCGTCGGTGCGGGACCGCGCGGTCCGGTCTCGCGCGCCGCTTCCGCTGGTCGCGCCGGGTCAGCCGGTGAAGACGGTGGACGAGCGGCGCTCGTACCAGTGCGCCAGGTGCTCGCCGGCGCGCAGGACGTGGTCGCGCATGAGCTCGGCGGCGCGCTCGCGGTCCCCGGCGACGAACGCCTCGATGAGCTCCTCGTGCTCGCGGAAGTTCTCCTCGCGGTGCCGGGAGTTCTCGCGGAGCACCAGGGCCGAGACGTTCCGGGGGAAGGCGTCGTTGATCTCGACGAGCATCCGGGTCAACCGGGTGTTGCCGGAGGCCTGGTAGATGAGCCCGTGGAACTGGTCGTTGTCGCTGCCCTCGCGCTGCTTCGGCTGCTCGCCCTCGGCCGCCGCCAGGGAGCGCTCGTACATCGCCTGGTTCACCGAGCGGAGCTGCGCGATCGTGGCGTCGTCGAGCCGGTCGACGGCGCGACGGGCTGCGAGCGACTCGAGCTCGGCGCGGACCTCGTACGCCTCGCGGACCTCCCACGGCACCGGCACCCGGACCACGGCGCCACGGTTCGGCACGACCTCGATGAGGCCGCCGGTCTGCAGCTGCCGGAGCGCTTCGCGGACCGGGGTGCGGCTGATGCCGAACTGCGCCGCGAGGTCGGCCTGGCGGAGCGGTGCGCCGATGGGGATCTCGCCGGACATGATCTTCGCGCGGATCCGGGCGGCGAGGTCGTCGACGAGTGCATTGCCGTCGCTGGTGGTCACGTCGTGGTCTCCCTCGGTACGTCGTCACAGCGAACCCCCGCTGCGGATCCAATCCTGCCAGGTGTTGGATCCCGTTGCCGTATCCGACTCGCTCGTGATTGGATCCAATCATGTCCGTGTTGCTCGTCGTCATGCTCGTCGCAGCCGTCGGTGCGCTCGGGCTCGGCATCGCTGGCGGGCGACGGGTCGGGCCGGTCGCACTCGTCGCCGAGGCGGTGATGCTCGTCGCGATGCTCGACGTCCACGTGCCGGCACTCCACGTGGTGCCGGCGCCGTTCTGGGCACTCCTGCTCGGTGGCTGCGCGATGGGCACGGCTGCGGTGGACCGGTGGCGTCGCCGGAGTCGGCCCGGTGGCGACCACCTGCACGCGCTCGGGATGCTGCTCGGCGCGGTGTTCGTGCTGCTCGCAGGTGGCCATGCCGGTGCTGGTGCCGGCGCGGGGCACTCCCACGGTGCGGTGCTGCTGCCGGTCGGGGTGGCGGTCGCGGTGCACGCCGGTGTGGTGCTGTGGAACGTCGTCGGCGGCCGGGTGCCGCGGGTCGAGTCCGTGCGCCGGGCGGCGTCACTGGTGAGCGTGCTGGCCATGGGCGCGATGGTCGTCGTGCACTGAGCCGGCGCGGCGGGGGTGCGTCGCGCCTCCAGGCGGGGGTACTCACAACCCAGCGCTACCAAATTGGATCCAATTCTGGCAGTATCGGATCACATGTGCGGGAGTTCCGCCCCACGAGCCGCCGACGAGGAGACGCCCACGATGATCATCGACGCCTACAACACCACCCAGGACCGCCGCGGCCGCAGTGACTACCTGAGCGGCGTGCGCCCGGGCGAGGAGCCGCCGGCGTACACGCCGTTCGACGCGAACCGGATCCTCGACCGCATGGACGCCGCGGGGGTCGACCGCGCCATGGTCTGCTCGCTCGCGCAGGGGATCGAGAACGACTTCCTGATGGACCTGGTCGCCGCGCACCCGGACCGGCTGTTCGGCTTCGGCCAGGTCATGCCGCAGTGGGAGAACGCGACCGACGAGATCCGTCGCTTCGCCGAGGGCGGGCTGGTCGGCCTGAAGCTGCACCCCAGCCTGCACGGCTACCACGTCGCGGACCACGGCCTGCTCGACCCGCTGTTCGAGGTCTGCGCCGAGCTCGGCCTGCCCGTGCTGATCAACGCACTCGACGACGCGTTCTGTGCACCGTTCTCCATCGAGGAGATCGCGAAGAACTTCCCGACGGTGCCGACGATCATCGCCCACATGGGTGCGGTGTGGAACGTGCCCGAGGCGATCATCGTCGCCGAGCGGAACCCGCACGTCTACCTCGAGACCTCGGCCACCCTGATGTCCGACGTCAAGCGGGCGTACGCGCGCCTCGGCGCGGAGAAGATCCTGCTCGGATCGGAGTGGCCGGGCAGCGACTTCGACCTCGAGCGCATGAAGATCGCGAAGGCGATCCCGGACGAGGCCGACCGGGCCCTGGTCGAGGGTGGCAACATGGCGCGGATCCTGGGCTGGTCGTGAGCAGCGGCTCGCCCGCGTCTGACCGACCGGTGCTCGCCGGCCCGCCGTCCGGGATGGGCGCCGCGGACCAGGAGCTGCTCCGGATCGCGACCGACGTGCTCGACCGGCGGTACCGCACGGGGGTGCACGAGGTCGCCGCAGCACTCCGGCTCGCCGACGGCAGTGTGGTCACCGGGCTGCACGTCGAGGCATCGGCCGGTCGCGCGTCGGTCTGCGCCGAGTCCGCTGCGCTGAGTGCGGCCGTCGTCGCCGGGTCGCCGGTGGTGTCGGTCGTGGGTGTGCTCCGCAGGCCGGGCGGGACGATGCACCTGATCGAGCCGTGCGGGGTCTGCGCGGAGCTGCTCGGTGACCACGCGCCCGACGCCCGGGTGTGGGTCGCGGTCGGGGACGGGTTCGGGCCGGTCGGGGTCGCCGAGCTGCTTCCCTTCCGGCGGCGGCGGAGCGCGCGGGCGGCGGCTGGAGCGGCGGCGACGCCGTTCGGTTCGGCGACGCTGTCCGGCTCGGCGACGCCGTTCGGTTCGGCGACACCTGAGGTTTAACGCCCCCGAAACACCCCGGACCCGTGCGGTGTCGGATCCCGTCAGAGGATGACGGCGACGGCGCGCACCGGTCCCCACCCGCTGCACGATCCGTCCCGGAAGGAACCACCAGCATGCTCGCCGTCTCCGGCAACCCCGTCCTGATCGTCGTCGACATCCAGGGCGGAGCCGCCTCGACGATGCCCACGCCCGGCATCCCCGTGATGGGTGGCCGTGCCGAGCGCGCACCGCGAGTGCGTGACCTCATCGAGCACTGCCGCTCCTCGGGTGTGCCCGTCGTCTTCATCCAGGAGGTCCACAAGCCGGACCTCGTCGACATCGGCCGTGAGCTCGACGGCGCCGAGGGTCCGCACTGCATCGAGGGCGAGGAGCAGACCGAGCTGGCCTCGTGGATCGACCCTCGGCCCGAGGAGTTCGTCATCCGCAAGCGGCGCTACTCGGCGTTCTTCGGCACCGAGCTCGAGATCGTGCTCAAGGCGTACAAGGCCGGCACCGTCCTGCTCGTCGGCGGACTCACCGACGTCTGCATCCACTACACGGCGGCCGACGCCCACCAGCACGACTACGCCGTCCGGGTCCTGACCGACTGCGTCGCCGGGTCGAGCGAACGCGCGCACGACGCGGCACTGGAGGCGATCGGGTACCTGCAGCGGGACGCCCTCGTGACCGCCGCGGACGTGCGCACCTGGCTCGACGAGCGGGAGCCCGTCGGTGTGTGAGGCGGCCGGGCGGTCCGCGCGGATCGTCGTCGGGCACGTCCGGACGATGGACCCGGTGCAAGCGACTGCCGAGGCCCTGCTCGTGGTCGGCGACCGGATCGCGGCCATCGGGACGCTCGACGACGTGCGGGCGGCGGCTCCGGAGGGCACGGCCGAGGACCACGTCGAGGGCACCGTCCTGCCGGGGCTCACCGACGCCCACGCGCACGCGCAGCGCGCCGGACTCAAAGCGCTGCAGCTCGTGGACGGCGACGCCGACGCAGCGACGTTCTCGGCCGCGATGCTCGCCGACGGCGACGCGGACCCGGACGCCCCGGACTGGATCGGGGACGCACCGCCGACACTCGGGGACCGGCTCGCCGCGATCCGCCGCATCCAGCCGCTGCTGCACGCGATGGGGTTCACCGGTGTCGTCGACCCGGCCGTCACGCTGCCCGAGCTCGAGGGGTACCGGGAGGCGCACCGGCAGGGACTCCTGACCCTGCGCGTGGTCGCGATGCCCTACCCCGAGCTCGGCAGTGCAGCGGTCCCCGACGTCGATGCGGCCCTGGCGGTGCTCGACTCGATCGACGGCGTGACCGGTGACGGCGACGACCGCCTCCGGCTCGGCCCGGTCAAGGTCTACTACGACGGCGAGGGCATGAAGGGGCAGGCGCTGCTCGAACGGCCCTGGACCGGCGACGACCACGGCGTGCAGCGGATCTCGGCGGCTGACTTCGCACGCCTTGCAGCGTCGTGCGTGGCCGCGGGGTGGGGACTCGGCGTCCACGCGGTGGGCAGTCGTGCGGTCGCCGAGGTGCTCGACGGGCTCGAGGCAGCGGAACGGGACACGGGACGATCGGTCGCCGGACTCCGCTGCCAGCTCATCCACGCGTACCTCGAGCCGAGCGTCGCGAGCGCCGACCGTGCGGCACGCCTCGGTGTCGTGGCGTCGCTGCAGCCCTCGATCGCCTGGAAGAACGCCGCCGGGCTGCAGCGCCGGCTCGGCAGCCGTGTCGACGAGGTCAACCCGATGCGGACCTGGGCCGACGCCGGTGCCACGGTCGCCATGGGCTCGGACGCGCCGTACTTCCCCTTCGACCCGCGTGAGGTGGTCCCCGTCGCCGCGGGCCGTCGGATGCGCGGCCTCGACGAGCCGATCGGCCCGGCACAGGCACTCTCGGTGCTCGAGGCGGTCGAGGCCTACACGCGCGGTGCCGCACACGCGTCCTTCGCCGAGGATCGCCGCGGCGTGCTGCGCGCCGGCGCCCTGGCGGACTGGGTGCTGCTCGATGTGGACCCGGCTGCGTGCACGGTCGACGAGTTCGCCGCGGCGCGGGTCCTGCGCACCGACGTCGGCGACGTGACGGTCTTCGACGCCGCGGTTCGTCCCGGGCAGATGTAATCCACTCGAAACATAGTTGGATGCGGATTGTTCTAAATTGGATCCAAGTTGGACCCGACCCTGGGACTGACTCCCTGGCATCACCCCGAATCC from Curtobacterium sp. MCJR17_020 includes:
- a CDS encoding GntR family transcriptional regulator, translating into MTTSDGNALVDDLAARIRAKIMSGEIPIGAPLRQADLAAQFGISRTPVREALRQLQTGGLIEVVPNRGAVVRVPVPWEVREAYEVRAELESLAARRAVDRLDDATIAQLRSVNQAMYERSLAAAEGEQPKQREGSDNDQFHGLIYQASGNTRLTRMLVEINDAFPRNVSALVLRENSRHREENFREHEELIEAFVAGDRERAAELMRDHVLRAGEHLAHWYERRSSTVFTG
- a CDS encoding isochorismatase family cysteine hydrolase, coding for MLAVSGNPVLIVVDIQGGAASTMPTPGIPVMGGRAERAPRVRDLIEHCRSSGVPVVFIQEVHKPDLVDIGRELDGAEGPHCIEGEEQTELASWIDPRPEEFVIRKRRYSAFFGTELEIVLKAYKAGTVLLVGGLTDVCIHYTAADAHQHDYAVRVLTDCVAGSSERAHDAALEAIGYLQRDALVTAADVRTWLDEREPVGV
- a CDS encoding amidohydrolase family protein, coding for MCGSSAPRAADEETPTMIIDAYNTTQDRRGRSDYLSGVRPGEEPPAYTPFDANRILDRMDAAGVDRAMVCSLAQGIENDFLMDLVAAHPDRLFGFGQVMPQWENATDEIRRFAEGGLVGLKLHPSLHGYHVADHGLLDPLFEVCAELGLPVLINALDDAFCAPFSIEEIAKNFPTVPTIIAHMGAVWNVPEAIIVAERNPHVYLETSATLMSDVKRAYARLGAEKILLGSEWPGSDFDLERMKIAKAIPDEADRALVEGGNMARILGWS
- a CDS encoding primary-amine oxidase, which codes for MSSTHVLDPLTSVEIASFVTAVRASGRIGARPRFWGIALDEEKARGTTAGGARPVRIVVMDPDAHAAWEVRGWTAGPDSPAIVELWTDVDHRRPGVSSDEARLIAQAARKSPLIIEALAKRGITDTSLVWVDPESITGFVPEDLADRRLSWGTVWYREFPEDNGYARPVAGLVPILDLDTLEVIRIEDHGVIPMASETGVYTSGTWGPDREVSALDIVQPNGPGFTIDGHEVRWQNWTFRVGFSHREGLVLHDLSYRDGDVERPVLHRAAVNEMYVPYLDSDPTAYRKNFFDWGEYGAGPLTASLELGCDCLGEIRYFDVDFLDGHGEPQTIVNGICLHEEDDSILWKHVNTRTGSAEVRRSRRLVISSFATVANYDYGFYWSLYQDGSVELEVKLTGLMSVSGIADGETPRYGRMVAPNVQAPTHQHYFAVRLDTAVDGPLNRLVEVHAEPEPDAALNPYGNACIAVETPIGSEADGARMTDPARALHWRIESESAQNRYGESTAYRLAVQNTAQLHVRPGSIVERKAPFVAKHLWASAFDPEERFIAGEYPNQGELGDDGVHVWQQADRSLENERLVLWPVLGVHHFPRPEQWPIMPVDTIGFRLEPDGFFDRNPSLDVPPSATDHCAPGSGHDHDHAAHDHAAHDHHTDAAHDGHVHAEQQHDHEGGR
- a CDS encoding amidohydrolase family protein is translated as MQATAEALLVVGDRIAAIGTLDDVRAAAPEGTAEDHVEGTVLPGLTDAHAHAQRAGLKALQLVDGDADAATFSAAMLADGDADPDAPDWIGDAPPTLGDRLAAIRRIQPLLHAMGFTGVVDPAVTLPELEGYREAHRQGLLTLRVVAMPYPELGSAAVPDVDAALAVLDSIDGVTGDGDDRLRLGPVKVYYDGEGMKGQALLERPWTGDDHGVQRISAADFARLAASCVAAGWGLGVHAVGSRAVAEVLDGLEAAERDTGRSVAGLRCQLIHAYLEPSVASADRAARLGVVASLQPSIAWKNAAGLQRRLGSRVDEVNPMRTWADAGATVAMGSDAPYFPFDPREVVPVAAGRRMRGLDEPIGPAQALSVLEAVEAYTRGAAHASFAEDRRGVLRAGALADWVLLDVDPAACTVDEFAAARVLRTDVGDVTVFDAAVRPGQM
- a CDS encoding amidase family protein; this encodes MPGPEHTPEHLADWSAVRLADAVANREVSAVEVMRAHLDRIEERNPRLQAVVSQQPDSVSLAAAEAADRRTAAARAAGEPLPLLHGLPTAVKDLMDVAGLPTTNGSAAFADARPAEQDSVLATLLRDAGAIIIGKTNTPEMGQGVLTFNPVFGTTVNPWDTSRHAGGSSGGAASALAGRILPIADGSDSGGSLRYPAAFCNVVGVRPSPGRVPSGRTGNAWTPHGVTGPMARDSADAARFMEALAVEKTVWPMSAMTQHPVRPVALDGLRVAWSEDAGGLPIDPAVRAVHRAFGEQLAGLGAVVEVDEPDFAGADEAWETIETFEFFLGGRHAVDAGASGFRPDYVRNVEQGRATTAAQLADAYERRTRMYRDTAAVLDRHDVLVLPATPVVAPPAEVEWVDEVDGHRFDRYFTWQMLANRLTLTAHPVVVTAAGFTPEGLPVGVQVVGRYGREAQLLAVTRAIEEATGWIRRVPVL
- a CDS encoding gamma-glutamyltransferase is translated as MTAPAAPSTRRVAVAAPHPAALDAAAEAVAAGGDAIDAALAAATALTVVYPHQCSIGGDLVALVRRPGRPVVAVVSAGAAPAGTDVAALAQHDRMPRQGAQTVTVPGVVAGWQAIDALGGRLGLGDPLTRAARLAADGVPVSAGLGRAIAVRTDELHADPGMREVFTDDTGALLAEGDPLVQPALAATLTELAADPGAMYRGRIAASITARLRELGGAHTEADFAAHDAELVEPRGTTIGGARWWVAPPPTQGVVLLGILPEALAGGSEHGTATSAAADLVDAVHRAALVRQAELGDPRGGSIDVAAMLDPRDSGRVGALPRAGRALGDTVAVTAADSDGTVVTLIQSVYQLFGSGILDPGTGVVLHNRGSAFSTDPAHPAHVGPGLRPPHTLLPVIAETDDLVLGLGCQGGSAQPWILAQLARDLVAAGSDPDEVLGRPRFVIGARDLGHEVMTLVAEPGSEDAIAAADALGLPVARTDGPVDEAGHVQTVRLHADGHLDAASDPRADGRAVVLDAH